accGACGGTACCAATATCCTAACCCTAAAAACTTATAAACTATTGGTGAAGGGTTTTCTTGTTTCAACGTTACAtgtgttttaaaagaaacttgcaaacttaaaaagaaaatgcaagtaggactattttttaaagcgaattttttttaagaggtaaaaattaaatcaaataagtACGATATACTATGtatctaaaaactaaattttatttttaaaattagttaaaatttagGTACACCTCTACCCTTGAGTTAAACATTccaaaagtttgataaacatTTACCCTTCTTTAACATTCCTAGGatgatttcaaaattcaacctTTAAAGGAAAGTATGTgataatttcttattaaatcatgggtttctaaaatttcaccacataaataggaagaaaaaaactacttctacaatatttatttattattctcgtaatttatttagaagaaaaaaataaggtGAAATTTATAGGCATTTTTGGTACAAGGTGTAAAGTTCTTTATGAAATGGCGCATAAAATTAGATCAAAAAGTTTCCATGAcactaaaattaaatggagaaaaaaacaatatagtattttgattaaaaaaaaaaaggtgttttACCGAATAAGTTTAAGTTGTGGtaaaaatgtcaaacataGTTTTATTGTTCCCAAGCCATTTGAAAAAGTTGCGTGAAGCTAACTCCGATGCTTTATCATTGTCTACTTCACATTCTCATTATTATATTGATTAGCCTCCTTAGCCAAACAAGTCACGTTTAGTAGGTTGTTTTGGTTTAAAGACATTTTCCAAATCCTTGTTATTGCCCAacctaattttgattttgaacatTTAATAAATCCTAACattgagtttcaaattttgttttgtttatatacaaacatttttagcattattttgaaaagttattcACAAATCATatttagttgaaaattaagtttgatgagcagatttaaaatttaacaaaaatatataaggaCCGAAGTTAGTTTTTGTTGGTTTGAATATTCTACCATCCACTGGCTTACACATTATTAATAGacaaaatgaatgaataagtAAATAAGATGTGGGAGAAGATCTCTCGTTTCTAGAGGATATATTCGATAGAgcattgaaataataaattggaaaaattgtAGCTCTCTTCTTCACAAGCAAAGTTTGATAAAACAAAtaccttttttctcttttctcttttattgcCGGAAAAGGAAATTTCAATTAAACGACGCTATCTCTGGCTCCAATTAGACGATGGAACCCCATTCCAGTTTGACTCCATATCTTTAGGTTTGTGCTTTATGAAATTATACAATCCCAAATCTGTCGCTATTATCTTTCCCACTTTTCATATTTCACTTCTGCTTCCAACccattaatctttttttcttttttcttttcagtcTTGTTTATATTCCCATTATTCGCCTTCTTCTTCCTCGCATTCATACTACCAGCTTTGAATTTCATTAGCTAAGGTGTGCGTTGACTCTCTCTCATACGTTTCTCACTCTGTTTActgaattaatttatttatcacgtttcttattatttaataatttgtttgtgtATTCACATGTTTTCCTCTTATTTTAATCGTTCATGTATTTGTCTTTGTACTCCTCGTTTTCCTCCTCGAAATTGTGGATTCTCTCGGGTATCttcacttcatttttctttctttgataaCCCATTTTGAAATACCCATCTGCCAAATCATGTTTTGATGTATTCTCCCGAATAGAAAAGCTTCATTGtgatttgtcatttttctttgatggGGAAAGCCGTTTTTCTCGACTCTGACCTCCCTCTCATCCGTGTTGAAAAGGTGTTGGAGTAGTTTGTTGGGTTGTTTTTGCTCTCTCtgtttccaaaacaaaaatctcGAGCTGTGTGATCAAATGTTTTTGGTTTAACTTGTGGTAAAACTCTTACCAGTTATGGAAATCACCAGCgcccttaattatttttctgcTAAAATTTCGCCAAATTTGTGtagattctttttttacagctcattctttctcttctccaaTCTGTGTATTTAATGATGCCGTTCACACTCCCTCTCCTTCTAAATCATACTTTGCATATAAGAACATCAAATTTCTACAACTCTCTGTCGTAGTggtttcatcattttttttaagatactttgttttattgtttggGAATAGGGATCTACCATGAATGGTGCTACTGAAGAATCTGGGGCTCCAGCAAGGACTGAGGTTTGTGCTTATTCCTTTGTTCTCATGTTTATGCTTAATTAATCAAAGAAtagctcttttttttttttaagataagttgtttgatgatttttatttgactTTTTGAGCAGGGGAAGTTCACAGCTCTCGCAGTTTGCTGGGTTCTTGGTTTGGGTTCCCTTGTTTCTTGGAATAGTATGCTAACTATTTCAGATTACTATTATCAATTGTTTCCGGTAATTATAATCAACCTTAGGACTATGctttatgtattttaaacaCTGACTGTCATATATTGTGTTATATGAGTGATTtgtgttgttttcttttagctTTGTAGAGTAAAATATTTCCGAACTTTGAGAGATAAAAAACTTTCATGTTTTTCAACACTGATTTCTGAACTTTAATGATTACATGACAACCATTTGAGTGATTTGTGttttttcaagtttatttTAGCTAAAGAATTATAATCCTCtacttttttgaaattttgaagcaCTATCATCCATCGAGAGTACTCACTCTTGTGTATCAACCATTTGCATTTGGAACGATTGCAATTCTAGCATATCATGAAGCAAAGATCGACACACGACGGAGAAACATACGTGGATATAGTCTCTTCTTCATAAGTACTTTGTTGCTCATAGTTGTAAGTAACAGTCACTACTTTTTAGAGATGCATATGTGTACATGATTTGTAGTAGTACtctgtttcttattttcaGCAAGTTAAAAAACACTAAATGCTGATTCTATTCTTACATTTTACAATAGTTGGATTTGGTCACCTCTGGAAAAGGAGGAATTGGACCATATATTGCTTTGTGTGTCATTGTTGGTTCCTTTGGAGTTGCTGATGCCTTCGTGCAAGGTGGGATGGTTGGAGATCTCTCTTTGATGTGTCCTGAATTCATCCAGgtctttttcttatcttttttttctctttatggGGCGAGGGGGTaaagatttgattttgtacCTACTTATGTATGCAATTCTTTTCTCACTGCAGTCTTTTATGGCTGGATTGGCTGCCTCAGGAGCTCTCACCTCTGGGTTGAGGCTAATAACAAAAGCTGCCTTTGAGGACTTTCATAGCGGTCTTCGTAAAGGGACTAGTAAGTAAATTTCCTTTAATTATTCAACCTCTCAAAGCATATAAATTGTGGAATAAGCATCACGTAGCCTGTACTTTGAGATCAGTTCCTTTAAACTtgtaaaagttcaaaatataGCCTCGGGCCTCTTGCTAACAACAGTTCAACTTCTTCTATACTATTTTATGCAGTTCTATTTTTAGCGATATCTGCTGCTTTCGAATTCCTCTGCGTTATTCTCTATGCGATAGTCTTCCCTAAAATCCCGCTAGTGAAGTTCTACCGTAAGAAGGCAGCTTCCGAAGGATCGAAAACCGTGTCATCTGACCTTGCTGCTGCAGGCATCCAAATTCAATCAAACCAAGAAGTATGACAACATTCACTATGTTCTTTCGATTATATTGGCAAAAGAAAATCTTGATTCAAAGTTGTTTTTTGATCTCCATAGGACAAAACCGAACTACTTGGCAAAAAGCAACTATTTCAGAAGAACGCAGACTATCTTTTTGGCGTGTTTCTGATATATGTTCTCACGTTGTCAATCTTTCCTGGCTTCTTGTATGAAAATACTGGAGAACACCAATTGGGTTCATGGTAGGTACTCTTGAGAATTAGATTTACAAACCTTGAATTCTCTGAAAAATAACTAAACTTATGTCAAATGTCTCCTGCTGCTGATATTTCAGGTATCCACTTGTTTTAATAGCAATGTACAACGTCTGGGATCTGGTAGGCAGATATGTACCTCTCATCAACTGGCTCAAGTTGGAGTCGAGGAAGGGCCTGTTGATTGCGATTCTAAGCCGTTTCCTACTAATCCCTGCATTTTACTTCACAGCAAAGTATGGTGATCAGGGGTGGATGATCTTGCTCGTTTCATTCTTGGGATTGAGCAATGGCCACCTTACAGTTTGTGTCTTTACTGCAGCACCTAAAGGCTACAAGGTCAGTTGAAGGCCTGCAGCAAATATCTTAACATActtaactttatattaaaaacatatGCACATAAGAAGTAAGATCATTCATTTTGTGGTGAATctgatatataatttgattgttttgaagGCACCTGAGCAGAATGCATTGGGGAATTTGCTTGTAATGTTCCTTTTAGGAGGCATTTTTACTGGAGTTGCTCTTGATTGGCTGTGGATCATAGGAAATGGAAGCTTTTGAAGCATAAGTTAAAATTCGCTTCATGAACCTCGAGTGGagatattttagattttaaacaaTCGATAGATGTTATCATTATTCAAATCTTGTGCTTTTCCTAATTGTAATTAAACCAGTTGAATTTTAGAATGCTATTGAAGTTCAATCCAACCCTTTTtgcttctttcatttttattactatatatatattttaagctttcaaagtttaaataatagttttgtttatacaatatatattagttcATTATTTAGTTTTAGGGAAATACATTTTTTGTCTCTATCTTTTAGGTCtaagttttcatttcttccCTCTTTTTATAATGCACACATTTCCgtctttatattttcttttaagggGTTTAACAAAACTTTGAGGACTTTTCCAAGTTCAAAAAGTGATTGGACCGATCGTTGATTTCCGGGCCTATTGGGCTTGGTTCCCACCTACGAATCGAAATGATACAATTTTTCTAGTCTATAACTCATTACTACTAGGCCCgtctcaaaataaaatgggCTCTGggaaatatcaaaattcatatGATTCTGCAAGTGTTTCTCATCAATGccaacaataattatttatatctGATAAATGATTTTATGCGAATTGataatattaagaatttttggCCCATTGGGGTGTTTCTTGGTTAAAGAGGAAGagataaatgaagaaaagagaattaaatgagagaaaaatttaatgttattcACTGTTTCTATGCACATAGGACAATGAGTCtcttgtttaaaagaaaaatctgtgtcctaaaaaacaataataataataataattggaagtaataaattttggaGACGTACAATATATCACAATCCACAAGTGCTAATGGTCGGCATGGACTGGTAGAAGCATAAACACATGAACGTTTTCACAAATTGAACTCCATTTCCTTTCAATCTAAACTCAATCCattaaaatttcttaacaTATAGGAAACTTTGTCGATAAAACCACTACAGTTTTTTAAccaagttgatattttaaaagtcttCTACATATCATATCAGTTTTACTTTAAGTAAACCAATCACATACTTTTTCTGCAACCTAAAACGATAAGAaaccatttcttttcataaagaaattattgttttcatttaccatttaaacagaaaataaaagattacaaaattcaactgatgggttttttatttttgaaaatgaaaaaagaggaGACATATTACTCAATGTATGACAGTAGCCAtcttctacaccaaaattctGTTTATACTCCTCtccaaccaaataaaattatcagtAAAATAACatcattgtatttgtaatGGACACgagaaaaaatagtaaatgcattgaagaaaattaggattccaaaaaaagaaaaaaaacagcagaagattgttgatttttttttctttttaaaataaaaatataatttagaaagCTTAGGGTTGATTTTGGATGGAGTGGAGGGAGGGACTGATATGAGATTACTGGTTATATTTTGGTATGAATTAGTGAAGGTTTATGAGAAGATGATAAACATCTCAATCTTGAAATGAAAATCGTAATTAGTTTCAGTAATTTGATCCTAATCTGTTACAAAATCAAGATTTGGGGTTTCCGGTTATTACGAATGTGCCACTTCCTTCCTTTTGGGACTCTCTCTGTTTCGTTTTTTCCCTAATAAATgttcattatattttaacgCCTCTcgttcttcctctttttcacCTTTTCTACTGCATTTTTTCTCTGCTGCAGAGATTTGGGATTTTTTGGGTTCTGGGTTTTGTTCATCTGATTGTCTTCTCCaagaaaatttgatcttttttcgGAGGGataatggaagaagaagacgaagcACTTCCAGACCATTTGCGGTGCAAGAGGACTGATGGGAAGCAATGGCGCTGCAAAAGAAGAGTGATGGATAATCTAAAGCTCTGTGAAATTCACTATCTTCAAGGCCGCCATCGTCAGTGTAAGGAGAAAGTTCCTGATTCTCTCAAACTTCAAAGGACGAACAGAAAATCGATTGATACAGATTCGAATGTTGAAAACGTCGTAATTAGGGCGTCTCCGAAAGCGGCAACACTGGCAAAACtaatgaagaggaagaaattaGGTGGGGCTTCGGTCGCATTGGATGGGATGCTAAATagaatgaagatgaagaaagggAATATGCAGTTTGAGTTGATTAAGATGGTGCTGCGAAGGGAAgtggagaagagaagaaagaagaaggatgtTGAGAAGGCTAGAAAGAGGATGAAGAACACGGGGAATGAAATTGAGTTGGAGGAGAACAGTGATAAGGAAATGACGAGGCAATTGCCTAATGGACTTATGGCAATTTCTCCTTCTCCATCCCCTCTTCAATCTGGCAATGAAGGTTCTTCTTGCGGAACCAAGATTGGGGCAGAATCCAGACCGATTCAGCAACGGCGATTTCGTTCCAAGAATGTCAATATTCTTCCAGTTGGAGACTTGCAGGTAAAGCTATCCGTTTCTGTGTTCCACTCATATGGTTTGATTGGAGATTCAATTTGTTGATTTCATTAGTTTCTTCTATTTAGTTGTTTGGTTTTTTCCCCCATAGGTTCTACCATATGGGCGTAATGTGGGCAAATCGAGAAAATGTAAGAGGAAGAAATGTCATGGGTGTCAGAAAAGTACTTCATGGAGCTTAACTCAGTGTTCAAGTTGTCAAAAAACCTTCTTCTGCATAGACTGCATCAGAGAGAGGTAAGTGTTGGGCATTTTGTTCAACTCGGCCTAATCCATCGATGATCACTAACTGTTAATCAGATGTTGATTGGTTTAATCAGAGTAGGCATTATTGAAGTATTAGAAtgtaaaaaaagatttgtttgAGGTAGTTAAGTTGCTTAGATTGGTTGATACAAACGCTTGGACCTATCTCCTTATCAACACTTCTATGTTTTACAGAAAGCGATCCTTTTGAAGCTGGTAGATcgtacttttcttttattggatTTTCCTCTCCCTCGAGGAGTAAATTTTATATCCCATagttataatatatgaaatttgtcAACTTGAGGTAAATCGCTTTCTTGGGAAAACTTACACAAAATTCAGATTATAGTGCATTGCATCGAAAGAACAACCCGAAGCTAAACTTTTGTTAGTACGCTGATGAAACGAGAAACATCTTTATGTTCCACACTATGAACTTTACTTTGTTGAGAATCCCACCTTGGATGGCCTTACATTCTTAATGAGATAGGTGAGCTACTCCTTCTATTGTCAATTGATTTTGGGATGGACCTCATGTTATCTAATATGATATTAGATCTCATAAAAGCCAAATGGTATTAggttgaataaaaaaatttaagatttgattAAGAACTGTGGACCTAAAAGAGGCACCATCTTGAGGGGCACGATGAGAATCCCACGTTGGAAAAATCAAGAGACTACCCGCTCTCAATAAGATAGATGTGCTACTCCACTCATTGTccattgattttgagattctAATATACTTTTCACCCTTACCATTTGTTGAGATGAGATGATTCTTTAACTCACGTTTATGATGATTCAGGTACTTCGATACACCAGACGAAGTGAAAAGGGCATGCCCTGTCTGCCGTGGGATTTGCAACTGTAAGGACTGCTCAGTGTATCAATCTTTACACACAGAATGTAAGGTCTGATATGAAAggcttatttttgtttagacCATGGTTCTTGCAAAGTTGAATGTCGGTGCTCATCagatatatgaattttttcaGGATTTTTTGGGAGATGGCGTTGGAAAAATTCTACGTTTCCACTATCTGATTTGTGTTCTTCTCCCTATactcaaacaaataaacacaGAGAAGCACGCTGAGCTAGAAACAGAGGCTATAGTAAAAGGTGGTATTAGATTCATCAACTTTTGgtgttatattattaatattgatttaaatctgaatttgttatttgttttccCTTTCTGAATTTCTTGTATGCAACAGGGATAGAACTTTCTGAAGTTGATATCAAGCAGGATGAATTTGGCAGTCTTGAACATTGTTGGTATGCTGCTTCATATTCTGGAACATTAGTACTTGTTACACTTCTTTTCAATGTTTGATTTCCTTGTTGTCTTCTTTATGATTGGTTGTGAAATTGATGTACAGCAATAACTGCAAAACTATTATTGCGGATCTCTACAGAAGTTGCCCAAGTTGTTCTTATAATCTCTGCTTAAGTTGCTGCcgtaatatttttcttgaggATTCTAGTGGAGTTTGTAACATGTCCATTCCGAAATATCTTAATGGAAAAAAAACCTGTCTGGCTGATAAAAAGAAACTTGTGAAAAACAAGAAGTTAAATCCTGGTACTTGGCTTCCTTCTTCTAAGTCATTGCATAAAGGAAGAGTTCATAATAGTGTTAGACATTTTTCTTGTCCGTCAAATGAATGTGGCAGCTGCAGTGATAATAGCCTTCTTGAGTTGAGATGTATTTTTCCATTAAGTTGGACAAAGGAACTTGAAGCGAGTGCAGAAGAAATAGTATGCAGCTATGATTTTCCAGAGTCTGTTGATGCATCGTCACACTGTACTTTGTGCTTTGGTGAGGATCGTGATGTTGATGAAACTGAAGAGTTCCAGAAAGTGGCCGTTCGAGAGGATTCAAATGATAACTATTTGTATTATCCCAGCCTTCTTGACATCCGTCTTGATGACCTTGAACACTTTCAGAGGCACTGGGTTAAAGGTCATCCAGTAATTGTACGTGATGTACTGGAAAATTCAGATCTGACTTGGGATCCGGTAGTGATGTTTTGTACCTACCTTGAGAGAACCATTTCTAGATTCGAAAATAGTACGAGCCTCCCAGAAGCTTCTTGTAACATGGACTGGTGTGAGGTCAGCACTCTTTACCGaactttgttgatttttttttttgttggttctAGAAGATTCTATCTTGTTTGCAAGTTCCTTTGTATGTGACGGTGACCTTTGAATTCTTCATGCAGGTAGAAATTGGCATTAGGCAGTATTTTATGGGTTCTCTAAAGGGACGGACACGCACAAACACTTTTAACAacatgttaaaattaaaaggttgGCTTTCTTCCCATTTGTTTCAAGAGCAGTTTCCAGCTCATTACGCTGAAATAATTCGAATTCTACCACTTCAAGAATACATGAACCCCATGTCTGGTCTTCTAAATCTAGCTGCAAAGTTACCACAGGAAATTGCAAAGCCTGACATGGGTCCATGTGTCTATCTTGCCTATGGATGTTCTGAAGATCATGTTTTGGCTGACTCTGTCTCCAGATTATGTTATGACTCGTATGATGTGGTATGCTTATTTCTTATCAATCAATAATTAGAGTGATAACTTTCATTCAAATATCAGATGGGCTGTTAATTCAGCATTTGTATGGCAGATTAACATTTTGGTCCACAGTACAGACGTCCCTGTTTCAACAGAACAACTTACAAAAGTTATCAACTTGCTTCAAAGGCAAAGGGCTCTAGGTGAGTCCTCCAATACCTCTACTAATCATTCGAGTGTGGAGGAAGTGGAATCTTGTAAAGCTGGCAATGAAACACCCTTTTGTAAGAAGTTTGCAAAAGTACCCTCTTTCTCTGCATCCACTGATCAAGTGTTTGCTCAGGGCATTAAACGCCCTAGTATGACCTCTGACAGTGCATGTGACTCGGATCCTGAACCATTAATGTTCGAATGCAAATCTTCCCAAATTAGTGAGACAACTGGAcctcaaacaaaatttagggAACAAATAGAATCATGTCTTGTTGTTGGAAATAAATCTTCGAAGTCTTGTGGTGCCCAATGGGATATCTTTCGGAGGCAAGATGTTCCTAGGCTATCAGAGTACCTTCGGAAGCATTCTGATGAGTTCATTCATAAGCACGTAAGCCCAGAAACATGTATTACCCCATGTTTGCATGTGTTGGTTGACTAATCACTTAGTGAATCTCTTGCAGGTTGTGCATCCAATTCTAGACCAGAGTTTTTTCCTTGATGAAGCCCACAAATTGAGGCTGAAGGAGGAGTTTCGTACGTATTGTTTAGATTGTTTGTCCATACTGTGTTTCTGTTGGATTCTGATGGAGTATTTTATACTTTGTGCTGTTAGAAATCGAACCATGGACTTTTGAGCAAAACATTGGAGAAGCTGTCATCATTCCTGCTGGATGTCCATACCAGATACGGAATCGAAAGGTCTTAAGAATAATgcattctttaaaaatttcttttcaaatgtttatttttttcttaaggatTAAACTTCTGTAGGGCCTTCTTACTAAACATTCATTGTTTCTTTAAAGCCCGTGAATTCATATAGAGTTCTTACTAGCACTACAGAAAGCTttgaataaagttaaagttatTGGTTTGGTCCCCCCCTGCAAGCTTTAGCCTTTCTGATATCggtgttttatttatatttatctcTTATGCAAACATAGATGTATAATCCTGCAAGGTTTAGCCTTTCTGATATCGGtgttttatttacatttatctCTTATGCAAACATAGATGTATAATGCTTTTCTAGATGGAGAGGGGCTCTAATGGTAACATGTAGGATCATTTTTAagccctttttttttctttaataataattattttgatgtcCTTCTtgtcttaattttgtttctggagtagaaaaaagaatcaacATCTTCTAATAGATTATAGAATCTTATATTTGAACTGCAGTCTTGCGTACACGTGGTATTAGATTTCATCTCACCTGAAAGTGTTGGCGAAAGTATCCAGTTGACCGACGAGGTTCGACTACTTCCAGAAAACCACATAGCAAAAGAGAAGACATTAGAGGTTAAAATCTCAACCATCCTAAGTGGAAATGCATACATACATTTTGTTAACTGGTTAACAGCGTGGTCTTAAGGTCATCTTTGTTTTGAAAGCAGGTAAAAAAGAGGGCCCTCAATACTATAGATGCAGCTATAAAACAAGTTCGGGAGCTTACAAATGCATTGCAAGAAGTATCCCATTGATTGTGTAaggttcttttttcttttttattttttcctacctttatttttcttggcTCTCAGCATTCTTTCTCTGCCGTTGTCGGTGGCTAATATGTATCGAATTGGTTGATTTGATGCTCAATTTGACACACTTATAAAATCTCTTTGGCATTCTGCTGTTCAATATCTCCTGGGACTGTTTCAAGATGAATACATAATTGCACCTCACGTTAGTCATATGTTTGTGGTTTCAAagttcttttatgtttttagacACTTTAACGGATCCTTCAGTTCTATATAACAATAACAGGGAAACTTTTGCAACTGTGTCTTGGTGTTGTGGCCCCAACTTTGATTTCATTTGATGTGCTTTATACCTCTCTTAATTTTCTTGGTATATTACAATTGAAATACACGTCTTTTGCTGGTTTGCAAGTTGCTCTCGGTTGCAGCATTTTGGATTGCGAAGCCAGGCTGATTCATGTTTCTGCTAACACTCTCTTCTAAACTTAAGAATCTGTTAAGAAGCTGAAGctcaaagataaattttgttttcattaatCTTAGGTTGGGAGCATAAACCACTCATCCCATTGGTTTCAATCAAcccttcaact
This DNA window, taken from Cucumis sativus cultivar 9930 chromosome 6, Cucumber_9930_V3, whole genome shotgun sequence, encodes the following:
- the LOC101212609 gene encoding lysine-specific demethylase JMJ25; this encodes MEEEDEALPDHLRCKRTDGKQWRCKRRVMDNLKLCEIHYLQGRHRQCKEKVPDSLKLQRTNRKSIDTDSNVENVVIRASPKAATLAKLMKRKKLGGASVALDGMLNRMKMKKGNMQFELIKMVLRREVEKRRKKKDVEKARKRMKNTGNEIELEENSDKEMTRQLPNGLMAISPSPSPLQSGNEGSSCGTKIGAESRPIQQRRFRSKNVNILPVGDLQVLPYGRNVGKSRKCKRKKCHGCQKSTSWSLTQCSSCQKTFFCIDCIRERYFDTPDEVKRACPVCRGICNCKDCSVYQSLHTECKDFLGDGVGKILRFHYLICVLLPILKQINTEKHAELETEAIVKGIELSEVDIKQDEFGSLEHCCNNCKTIIADLYRSCPSCSYNLCLSCCRNIFLEDSSGVCNMSIPKYLNGKKTCLADKKKLVKNKKLNPGTWLPSSKSLHKGRVHNSVRHFSCPSNECGSCSDNSLLELRCIFPLSWTKELEASAEEIVCSYDFPESVDASSHCTLCFGEDRDVDETEEFQKVAVREDSNDNYLYYPSLLDIRLDDLEHFQRHWVKGHPVIVRDVLENSDLTWDPVVMFCTYLERTISRFENSTSLPEASCNMDWCEVEIGIRQYFMGSLKGRTRTNTFNNMLKLKGWLSSHLFQEQFPAHYAEIIRILPLQEYMNPMSGLLNLAAKLPQEIAKPDMGPCVYLAYGCSEDHVLADSVSRLCYDSYDVINILVHSTDVPVSTEQLTKVINLLQRQRALGESSNTSTNHSSVEEVESCKAGNETPFCKKFAKVPSFSASTDQVFAQGIKRPSMTSDSACDSDPEPLMFECKSSQISETTGPQTKFREQIESCLVVGNKSSKSCGAQWDIFRRQDVPRLSEYLRKHSDEFIHKHVVHPILDQSFFLDEAHKLRLKEEFQIEPWTFEQNIGEAVIIPAGCPYQIRNRKSCVHVVLDFISPESVGESIQLTDEVRLLPENHIAKEKTLEVKKRALNTIDAAIKQVRELTNALQEVSH
- the LOC101212844 gene encoding equilibrative nucleotide transporter 3: MFSSYFNRSCICLCTPRFPPRNCGFSRGSTMNGATEESGAPARTEGKFTALAVCWVLGLGSLVSWNSMLTISDYYYQLFPHYHPSRVLTLVYQPFAFGTIAILAYHEAKIDTRRRNIRGYSLFFISTLLLIVLDLVTSGKGGIGPYIALCVIVGSFGVADAFVQGGMVGDLSLMCPEFIQSFMAGLAASGALTSGLRLITKAAFEDFHSGLRKGTILFLAISAAFEFLCVILYAIVFPKIPLVKFYRKKAASEGSKTVSSDLAAAGIQIQSNQEDKTELLGKKQLFQKNADYLFGVFLIYVLTLSIFPGFLYENTGEHQLGSWYPLVLIAMYNVWDLVGRYVPLINWLKLESRKGLLIAILSRFLLIPAFYFTAKYGDQGWMILLVSFLGLSNGHLTVCVFTAAPKGYKAPEQNALGNLLVMFLLGGIFTGVALDWLWIIGNGSF